One genomic window of Streptomyces sp. NBC_01276 includes the following:
- a CDS encoding RICIN domain-containing protein produces the protein MTRIPRRPAARVAAAFGITAVQSLAMGALAAGPAHASVQYYEIRSPDGKCLAVPGSSQHSGADVVLWDCLGITDQRWRVTDGLDTPVGQLEDRPASQQTNHILFVKLRVQHSDKCLVLTGDRFELGGDIMQADCSDQNLNTEWGLEGHGDRFEIGDVHCVGVAGGKHRNGTPVVYQARTEKCPKWLFKPWQ, from the coding sequence ATGACCCGCATACCCCGGCGTCCCGCGGCCCGCGTGGCCGCAGCCTTCGGGATCACCGCCGTGCAGTCCCTGGCCATGGGTGCCCTGGCTGCGGGCCCAGCTCACGCTTCCGTGCAGTACTACGAGATCCGCAGTCCGGACGGCAAATGCCTGGCCGTCCCGGGATCCTCCCAGCACTCCGGCGCGGATGTAGTCCTGTGGGACTGCCTGGGAATCACGGACCAGCGGTGGCGGGTCACAGACGGCCTCGACACCCCTGTCGGGCAGTTGGAGGACCGGCCGGCCAGCCAGCAGACCAATCACATCCTCTTCGTCAAGCTCCGGGTGCAGCACAGCGACAAGTGCCTGGTCCTGACCGGGGACCGCTTCGAACTGGGTGGCGACATCATGCAGGCGGACTGCTCGGACCAGAACCTGAACACAGAGTGGGGGCTGGAAGGACACGGGGACCGCTTCGAGATCGGCGACGTGCACTGCGTCGGTGTGGCGGGCGGGAAACACCGCAACGGCACCCCCGTCGTCTACCAGGCCCGCACCGAGAAATGCCCGAAGTGGCTTTTCAAACCCTGGCAATGA
- a CDS encoding DUF721 domain-containing protein, with protein sequence MGFAALLANLVTDRAWELPSAGGSLADEWPAVVTDLTGHVALAGYDPETGELAVRPSSSPYATAVRLRTRQLIDAANQVMGSATAVRSIRILPPGTAPAAPRPAGTPRSAAAAPNPAPPRAEPYEQPAGYLEAIAQHRAHRRSGPVDARIVHAAREQIRTRILEPESSFAQGRAEAQRLREQKERERARGTSEARALARARAEKAGLTHLPPRQTTAAGPELLDRTA encoded by the coding sequence ATCGGATTCGCAGCCCTCCTCGCCAACCTCGTCACCGACCGGGCCTGGGAACTGCCCTCCGCCGGCGGATCGCTGGCCGACGAATGGCCGGCCGTGGTCACCGACCTCACCGGCCACGTCGCCCTCGCCGGCTACGACCCCGAAACCGGTGAACTCGCCGTACGCCCCTCCTCCTCCCCCTATGCCACCGCCGTCCGGCTCCGCACCCGCCAGCTCATCGACGCCGCCAACCAGGTCATGGGCTCCGCCACCGCCGTCCGCAGCATCCGCATCCTGCCGCCCGGCACCGCCCCCGCCGCCCCGCGCCCGGCCGGCACACCCCGCAGTGCGGCCGCGGCCCCGAACCCGGCCCCGCCGCGGGCAGAGCCCTACGAGCAGCCCGCGGGCTACCTGGAGGCCATCGCCCAACACCGCGCCCACCGTCGCAGCGGCCCCGTGGACGCCCGGATCGTCCACGCCGCACGCGAGCAGATCCGCACCCGGATCCTCGAGCCCGAGAGCTCCTTCGCCCAGGGGCGGGCCGAGGCCCAGCGCCTTCGCGAGCAGAAGGAACGGGAACGGGCCAGGGGAACGTCGGAAGCCCGCGCCCTGGCTCGGGCCCGCGCCGAGAAGGCTGGCCTCACCCACCTTCCGCCGCGCCAGACCACGGCCGCCGGGCCCGAGCTCCTTGACCGCACTGCTTGA
- a CDS encoding transposase family protein, protein MDRLLATLVHLRHGATHDVLACWFGVARSTITPAIGEVRPLLATRGCTIATGARLRTLAEVIDYLGASGQTGIIDGTEIRGRDPVSTPVVPCTRGPYDTWGRPPLTHRGCPLHAWALPGHPRRPRPPPLQQRPDVGRPDP, encoded by the coding sequence GTGGACCGGCTCCTGGCCACGCTCGTCCACCTTCGCCACGGTGCCACTCACGACGTGCTGGCCTGCTGGTTTGGTGTCGCCCGGTCCACGATCACCCCCGCTATCGGCGAGGTGCGGCCGCTGCTCGCAACCCGCGGCTGCACGATCGCCACCGGCGCCCGGCTCCGCACCCTCGCCGAAGTCATCGACTACCTCGGCGCCAGCGGACAGACCGGGATCATCGACGGCACCGAGATCCGGGGGAGGGATCCAGTGAGCACACCGGTTGTCCCCTGCACGCGTGGGCCTTACGACACCTGGGGCCGCCCGCCGCTGACCCACCGGGGTTGTCCCCTGCACGCGTGGGCCTTACCTGGGCACCCTCGACGCCCACGACCTCCCCCGCTTCAACAACGCCCAGACGTGGGCCGGCCCGATCCTTGA
- a CDS encoding DUF6207 family protein yields the protein MKPIDEQHITEPGLVVLDITGGDEDTRPGRHGRAGRASGVGPVRRHPGEPGVPARVYADVLGPGRDGP from the coding sequence ATGAAGCCGATCGACGAGCAGCACATCACGGAGCCCGGCCTGGTGGTCCTGGACATCACCGGCGGGGACGAGGACACCCGTCCGGGCCGTCATGGCCGCGCTGGAAGAGCATCAGGCGTTGGCCCGGTGCGCCGGCACCCCGGCGAGCCAGGCGTGCCGGCCCGGGTCTACGCCGACGTCCTGGGCCCAGGGCGCGACGGGCCGTAG
- a CDS encoding DUF6247 family protein, with protein sequence MSAQPEHTPIPSYAPAPGAPAELLAQLRADRRAPQWVPAFEREWTAALEESRRTFSLAGLYEVVQDWQGRLAHAPAVDAFVASGYDDGETIDMAELRGRRR encoded by the coding sequence ATGAGCGCTCAGCCTGAGCACACGCCCATCCCGTCGTATGCGCCCGCGCCCGGTGCCCCGGCTGAACTCCTCGCCCAGCTGCGTGCCGACCGGCGTGCGCCGCAGTGGGTGCCGGCCTTCGAGCGGGAGTGGACGGCAGCGCTGGAGGAGTCGCGCCGGACGTTCTCCCTCGCCGGTCTGTACGAGGTCGTCCAGGACTGGCAGGGTCGCCTCGCCCATGCCCCGGCGGTCGACGCGTTCGTCGCCTCCGGCTACGACGACGGCGAGACGATTGACATGGCAGAGCTGCGGGGAAGGCGCCGGTGA
- a CDS encoding serine protease produces the protein MNASTLVGKVFYHNPANGNDYVCSGSSVNSAAQNVVLTAGHCVYDGAWMTNWIFVPYYDHGARPYGTWYAANMTTFNGWTQNHYREYDVAFVNVWNNADTLGHTVGGEGLRTWGSIPQAVLGVTALGYPAEAPYDGQWQYYCLGSATLDTSDNTLGMPCPLNGGSSGGPWLQNYDNATGLGYAVGINESTSGSTLYSSPFTSAVSNLYSLVQDDVYS, from the coding sequence GTGAACGCGTCGACCTTGGTGGGCAAGGTCTTCTATCATAATCCCGCAAACGGCAACGACTACGTCTGTTCGGGCTCCTCGGTGAACAGTGCCGCCCAGAACGTGGTCCTCACCGCCGGGCACTGCGTCTACGACGGCGCCTGGATGACCAACTGGATCTTCGTTCCCTACTACGACCACGGCGCACGCCCCTACGGCACGTGGTACGCGGCCAACATGACCACCTTCAACGGCTGGACGCAGAATCACTACCGCGAGTACGACGTCGCCTTCGTGAACGTGTGGAACAACGCCGACACCCTGGGCCACACGGTAGGCGGTGAGGGCCTGCGCACATGGGGCTCCATCCCCCAGGCCGTCCTGGGAGTGACCGCCCTTGGCTACCCCGCGGAGGCTCCGTACGACGGCCAGTGGCAGTACTACTGCCTGGGCAGTGCCACCCTGGACACCAGCGACAACACGCTCGGCATGCCCTGCCCGCTGAACGGCGGCAGCAGCGGCGGTCCCTGGCTCCAGAACTACGACAACGCCACCGGGCTCGGCTACGCCGTGGGCATCAACGAGTCGACCTCCGGCAGCACTCTCTACAGCTCGCCCTTCACCTCGGCTGTGAGCAACCTCTACAGTCTTGTACAGGACGACGTCTATTCCTGA
- a CDS encoding DUF5954 family protein — protein MEQRDMGPGGARPVVVRVPVDPVEAVVEADAADAAKQLADLAVRGPLFGVAAQDVRGGPGWSVVRPVTAGCPQQARDSLNSLLWFRAKDEARDRQERCALLAAVARLEGERVDDLTVAGTRYRIVRAEEYAGSGPTGIEEPRPTDPEPAAPDWTRGARRAEIDAGLVLDPDAPVTPMQAAERLALRDLSYAGTRYPAMVLADSQRALETHPDVLLLPATFTVVEKTDRGWKPVSGPHASAHDARRSLDFALTWAWPRMQGLIPFDADDTADARTLTAAGHTSGTAAGQLATCAEAADRLRAGLVNRLEVGDSVYLIGRVRRLVRWGPDGPEEPRPTDTNGHDPGQIHPVLDEDGNILPEEGDDEDEAAL, from the coding sequence ATGGAGCAGCGTGATATGGGACCGGGCGGCGCCCGGCCGGTGGTGGTACGGGTACCGGTCGATCCGGTCGAGGCGGTCGTGGAAGCGGATGCCGCCGATGCTGCGAAGCAGCTGGCCGATCTGGCCGTGAGGGGACCGCTGTTCGGAGTGGCCGCGCAGGACGTCCGCGGCGGACCGGGCTGGTCGGTGGTCCGTCCCGTGACGGCCGGCTGCCCGCAGCAGGCACGGGACAGCCTGAACTCGCTGCTGTGGTTCCGGGCGAAGGACGAGGCGCGCGACCGGCAGGAGCGGTGCGCGCTGCTGGCGGCGGTGGCCCGCCTGGAGGGTGAGCGCGTCGACGACCTCACCGTGGCCGGCACCCGGTACCGCATCGTGCGGGCCGAGGAGTACGCCGGTTCGGGTCCGACGGGCATTGAGGAGCCCCGGCCGACCGACCCGGAGCCAGCCGCCCCCGACTGGACGCGCGGCGCCCGGCGGGCGGAGATCGACGCCGGTCTGGTGCTGGATCCCGACGCGCCGGTCACCCCGATGCAGGCCGCGGAACGGCTGGCGCTGCGCGACCTGTCCTACGCCGGTACCCGCTACCCCGCCATGGTCCTCGCCGACTCGCAGCGAGCCCTGGAGACCCACCCGGACGTCCTGCTCCTGCCCGCGACGTTCACCGTGGTGGAGAAGACCGACAGAGGGTGGAAGCCGGTCAGCGGCCCGCACGCCAGCGCACACGACGCGCGCCGGTCCCTGGACTTCGCCCTGACCTGGGCGTGGCCCCGGATGCAGGGCCTGATCCCCTTCGATGCCGACGACACCGCAGACGCCCGCACCCTCACCGCCGCCGGCCACACTTCGGGCACCGCAGCCGGGCAGCTGGCCACCTGCGCCGAGGCAGCCGACCGGCTCCGGGCCGGACTCGTCAACCGCCTCGAAGTCGGGGACAGCGTGTATCTGATCGGCCGTGTCCGGCGCCTGGTGCGCTGGGGCCCCGACGGCCCCGAGGAGCCACGCCCCACGGACACCAACGGACACGATCCCGGCCAGATTCACCCCGTGCTTGACGAAGACGGCAACATCCTGCCCGAGGAGGGCGACGACGAAGACGAAGCGGCCCTCTGA
- a CDS encoding caspase family protein, whose amino-acid sequence MAPLERTAGNLSGPDCRAVVIGTARHPSDAPLPGLPAATRSAQALAETLHTACGMPRENIQLLLNPAASTDALVAVRRAIEEAERGIVLFCFVGHGLLGPEDRLYLATSATTSADDTVRAIPYAEIRNQLSAAPVRPVVILDCCFSGLAEAAAHDRRRDPYVSARPSGSYLLTSATHYASSFAPEGDAHTLFTGELLELLTDGADDGPPRFTLADLYRHLDQRLHHSGARPHADSVGRMGDLVLALNPGYAPPPDPAVPAALTADKSPCPYPGMRPFLPEERGSFFGRDDLVRALTARVGPTAAPGPVVLVGPSGVGKSSLLQAALSAPTTERGPVLFVPAPGARPFRELVTRWAGAVGRPFVEVATELGEGRFPAPADGTRAPDVLVVDQLEELFTHREDAEEYRLFIRAVAAQDPAHAPRVVLALRADYYAHCLRDPLLGPLVREGQFTVPSMSDSELRQAIEGPARQAGLTLEPALPDLLLRELREQNADTAEVVALPFLAHTLQQTWTRRQAGRLTLAGYYATGGIRGSVARTADRIHASATAAEQAALRRLLLRMVRLVDEEGKAVRRRMSVEDLTAAPDQEGRCRHRALLTRLVEERLVVVDDMGRAQLCHDSLLHAWSTLHEWIKEDLDALLVRRRLGESADAWAAAGRSGSGLYSRKHLAAVQATTAADPQGSELRQVDRDFLAASITAERRGRTRVRAVIGVVGILVMTLAGALLWGTWVDAEVRRKETLELARQLVARADDMRAKDPQTALRLSLAAYRLAKTPETRSGLYTAYTTLTPTTFQGTHQPVLKLAYGADGHTLAASLKGGEVALWRLADSSGTGQEPVQAAALRLDDSAAIVFHPQRPLLVTQTRTRLGVWNVADPARPRRLADVPTPGGQVYDARISPDGTLLATGAEDGALRLWDIADPARPALRATRDEADTNLISLSFHHDGRLLAAGNGIPADGRPAEVRLWDVGDPAQPVLLDTGHADSVMTVAFHPKSDILAAAGAGGLYGWTVGADQKLTPVAPPAIPGRRWTTHTIPSMVFAPDGLTLAAADSASGHVLTCIAVERVKPDKDICSGEEDPEAGEKVQSVAYSPDSAAFAAGDFQGEVRIWPTRPDATRLPGELGSPDPGTSPFSDDGSLVVTRSYPSTRQKEIRVWDVRHPDAPRLRFQVPDPWEARYFLPKHPKPGLLSHRWTEDTKDHVFRVWEFEGPEGAPVPGADIPFTASDVLTGVSEDGRLLAVGDQNTGHVDLWDLQDALHPVRRSEMQVALQLSKGILWFLDATTLAVLKGDDLQLWDLSDPSHPKEGAVLPGGGQMDGSAYFRSAHILMTEATGGTLQLWDLSEPAHPRKAKRLPAASGGYYPAGEHRLVTALGSGLVQFWDIRDPYRPHEYDSRRLDQGVKSLSGDSDHRWAVSAQPFQLWQVGGDGRWGAQPFATFSQARQVDLLPGQPYAAVKKEDGSSGAYSSTYLLELDPDKVYQRMCTSHPGSVTREQWRDLFPDLEPRSSCGSPPHSK is encoded by the coding sequence GTGGCGCCGCTGGAGAGGACGGCCGGCAACCTGTCCGGCCCGGACTGCCGAGCCGTCGTGATCGGGACCGCCCGACACCCATCAGACGCACCATTGCCCGGCCTGCCCGCCGCCACCCGGTCCGCTCAAGCCCTGGCCGAAACACTCCACACGGCCTGCGGAATGCCCCGCGAGAACATCCAACTGCTGCTGAATCCCGCCGCGTCAACCGACGCACTGGTGGCCGTCCGGCGGGCGATCGAGGAGGCAGAGCGCGGCATCGTCCTGTTCTGTTTCGTAGGACACGGCTTGCTCGGCCCCGAGGACCGCCTGTACCTGGCCACCTCGGCCACGACTTCCGCCGACGACACCGTGCGAGCCATCCCGTACGCCGAGATCCGCAACCAGCTGAGCGCGGCCCCGGTACGCCCCGTCGTGATCCTCGACTGCTGCTTCTCCGGCCTCGCCGAGGCGGCCGCCCACGACCGACGGCGGGACCCGTATGTCTCTGCGCGGCCGTCGGGCAGCTACCTGCTCACCTCGGCGACGCACTACGCCAGTTCCTTCGCACCCGAGGGCGACGCGCATACCCTCTTCACCGGGGAACTGCTGGAGTTGCTCACCGACGGCGCCGACGACGGGCCGCCGCGCTTCACCCTGGCCGACCTCTACCGCCACCTCGACCAGCGGCTGCACCACAGCGGCGCCCGCCCCCACGCCGACAGCGTCGGCCGGATGGGGGACCTGGTCCTCGCACTGAACCCCGGCTACGCCCCGCCGCCCGACCCGGCCGTCCCGGCGGCCCTGACAGCGGACAAGAGCCCCTGCCCCTACCCGGGGATGCGACCGTTCCTCCCCGAAGAGCGGGGCTCCTTCTTCGGCCGCGACGACCTCGTGCGCGCGCTGACAGCCCGGGTTGGGCCCACCGCGGCGCCTGGCCCCGTGGTTCTCGTCGGGCCCTCCGGTGTCGGTAAGTCCTCGCTGCTCCAAGCGGCCCTGTCCGCGCCCACCACGGAACGCGGACCGGTCCTCTTCGTCCCGGCCCCGGGCGCCCGCCCCTTCCGGGAACTGGTCACACGCTGGGCGGGGGCCGTAGGGAGGCCCTTCGTCGAGGTGGCCACGGAGCTGGGAGAGGGCCGTTTCCCCGCGCCCGCAGACGGCACGAGGGCGCCGGACGTACTCGTGGTGGACCAGTTGGAGGAGCTGTTCACGCACCGCGAGGACGCCGAGGAGTACCGGCTGTTCATACGCGCCGTCGCCGCCCAGGACCCCGCGCATGCACCCCGGGTGGTCCTCGCCCTGCGCGCCGACTACTACGCGCACTGTCTGCGTGACCCCCTGCTCGGCCCGCTCGTACGCGAGGGGCAGTTCACCGTACCGTCCATGAGCGACAGCGAACTGCGTCAGGCCATCGAAGGCCCTGCCCGCCAGGCCGGCCTGACGTTGGAGCCCGCACTGCCCGACCTCCTGCTCCGGGAACTGCGGGAACAGAACGCCGACACGGCCGAGGTCGTGGCCCTGCCCTTCCTGGCCCACACGCTCCAACAGACCTGGACAAGACGTCAGGCCGGCAGACTCACCCTGGCCGGCTATTACGCCACCGGCGGTATCCGCGGATCGGTCGCACGCACTGCGGACCGCATCCACGCGTCCGCCACCGCTGCCGAACAGGCCGCACTACGCCGCCTGTTGCTGCGCATGGTCCGGCTGGTGGACGAGGAGGGCAAGGCCGTTCGCCGCCGCATGAGCGTGGAGGACCTGACAGCGGCCCCCGACCAGGAAGGACGATGCCGGCACCGGGCGCTCCTGACCCGGCTGGTGGAGGAACGGCTCGTCGTCGTCGACGATATGGGCCGCGCCCAGCTCTGCCACGACTCGCTGCTCCACGCGTGGTCAACCCTGCACGAGTGGATAAAAGAGGACCTGGACGCGCTGTTGGTCCGCCGCCGCCTGGGCGAATCCGCCGACGCGTGGGCGGCCGCCGGGCGCTCCGGCAGCGGCCTGTACTCCCGCAAGCACCTTGCCGCCGTACAGGCCACCACAGCCGCCGATCCCCAGGGAAGCGAACTGCGCCAGGTCGACCGCGATTTCCTGGCCGCGAGCATCACGGCCGAACGGCGTGGCCGGACCCGGGTGCGAGCAGTCATCGGGGTCGTCGGCATACTGGTGATGACCTTGGCAGGAGCGCTGCTGTGGGGCACCTGGGTCGATGCGGAGGTTCGCCGCAAGGAGACCCTGGAACTTGCCCGGCAGCTCGTGGCCAGGGCGGACGACATGCGCGCGAAGGACCCGCAGACGGCGCTCCGCCTCAGCCTGGCCGCCTACCGGCTGGCCAAGACCCCCGAGACCCGGTCGGGCCTGTACACCGCCTACACCACTCTCACGCCGACCACCTTCCAGGGCACCCACCAGCCCGTCCTCAAACTCGCCTACGGCGCCGACGGACACACTCTGGCGGCAAGTCTGAAGGGCGGGGAGGTGGCGTTGTGGCGGCTGGCCGACAGCTCGGGGACCGGGCAGGAGCCCGTGCAGGCCGCCGCCCTGCGCCTGGACGACAGCGCCGCCATCGTCTTCCACCCCCAACGCCCGCTGCTGGTTACACAGACCCGGACGCGGCTCGGAGTGTGGAACGTGGCCGACCCGGCCCGGCCACGTCGGCTCGCAGACGTTCCCACGCCCGGCGGGCAGGTCTACGACGCACGGATCAGCCCGGACGGCACCCTGCTCGCCACTGGAGCCGAGGACGGCGCGCTGCGGCTGTGGGACATCGCCGACCCGGCACGCCCGGCCCTCCGCGCCACGCGTGACGAGGCCGATACAAATCTGATCTCGCTCTCCTTCCATCACGACGGTCGGCTCCTGGCGGCCGGAAACGGTATCCCGGCCGACGGCCGTCCCGCCGAGGTCCGGCTCTGGGACGTCGGCGACCCCGCGCAGCCCGTCCTCCTCGACACCGGGCACGCCGACTCTGTGATGACCGTCGCTTTTCACCCCAAGAGCGACATCCTGGCGGCCGCCGGAGCCGGAGGCCTGTACGGCTGGACAGTGGGAGCGGACCAGAAGCTCACTCCGGTGGCCCCTCCCGCGATCCCCGGACGGCGTTGGACCACTCACACGATCCCGTCCATGGTCTTTGCACCCGACGGGCTGACCCTGGCGGCGGCCGACTCGGCGAGCGGGCACGTCCTGACCTGTATCGCTGTGGAGAGGGTCAAACCGGACAAGGACATCTGTAGCGGCGAGGAGGATCCCGAGGCTGGCGAGAAAGTGCAATCGGTGGCCTACAGCCCGGACAGCGCTGCCTTCGCCGCAGGCGATTTCCAGGGGGAGGTAAGGATCTGGCCCACACGGCCCGACGCCACGAGGCTGCCGGGCGAGCTCGGCAGCCCCGACCCCGGCACCAGTCCCTTCAGTGACGACGGCTCCTTGGTCGTCACCCGCTCCTACCCGTCCACGCGGCAGAAAGAGATCCGCGTATGGGACGTCCGCCACCCCGACGCTCCGCGGCTGCGCTTCCAGGTGCCCGACCCCTGGGAGGCCCGGTACTTCCTGCCGAAGCACCCCAAGCCCGGTCTCCTCAGCCATCGCTGGACCGAGGACACCAAGGACCACGTCTTTCGAGTGTGGGAATTCGAGGGCCCCGAAGGGGCACCTGTGCCCGGTGCGGACATCCCGTTCACTGCCTCCGATGTCCTCACCGGCGTCAGCGAGGACGGCCGGCTCCTCGCCGTCGGGGACCAGAACACGGGACATGTCGACCTGTGGGACCTGCAGGATGCGCTGCACCCCGTACGCCGTTCCGAGATGCAGGTAGCGCTGCAGCTGAGCAAGGGCATCCTGTGGTTTCTGGACGCCACGACCCTGGCTGTACTGAAGGGCGATGACCTTCAACTCTGGGACCTCTCGGACCCATCCCACCCCAAGGAAGGCGCCGTGCTTCCCGGAGGCGGCCAGATGGACGGTTCGGCGTACTTCCGTTCCGCGCACATCCTGATGACCGAGGCCACTGGCGGCACCCTTCAGCTGTGGGACCTGTCCGAGCCGGCCCATCCGCGCAAGGCCAAACGGCTCCCCGCCGCAAGCGGCGGCTACTACCCGGCGGGGGAACACCGTCTGGTCACCGCTCTGGGCAGCGGGCTCGTCCAGTTCTGGGACATCCGCGATCCTTACCGCCCTCACGAGTACGACAGCCGCAGGCTGGACCAAGGCGTCAAGAGCCTTTCCGGCGACTCCGACCACCGGTGGGCGGTGTCAGCACAGCCTTTCCAGCTGTGGCAGGTGGGCGGGGACGGCCGCTGGGGCGCCCAGCCCTTCGCCACGTTCAGTCAGGCACGGCAAGTTGACCTCCTCCCCGGACAGCCCTACGCGGCAGTGAAGAAAGAGGACGGGAGCAGCGGCGCGTACTCCTCGACCTATTTGCTGGAACTGGACCCGGACAAGGTCTACCAGCGCATGTGCACCAGCCATCCCGGCAGCGTCACCCGGGAGCAGTGGCGCGACCTTTTCCCCGACCTGGAGCCGCGTTCTTCCTGCGGTTCCCCACCTCACTCGAAGTGA
- a CDS encoding IS701 family transposase: MGGELADARSWAGELNLLHERFVHRFSRSEPRESALAYMRGLMAPLERKNGWTLAEEAGHTGPDRIHRLLNRIDWNADEVLDDVRDYIVEHLGDPDAVLIVDDTGFLKKGVRSAGVQRQYSGTAGRTENSQIGVFLAYAGGRGRTLIDRRLYLPTSWTDDRERCRAAGIDDTVAFETKVVMAKAMVRRAITDRIPFRWVTADAAYGFSKGWRTELERADVFHVMATTRHDTVVSRWAMDHPVHDLFPGLPRQKWKRRSCGDGAHGPRVYDWARVEVRPWHREDRRHWVIARRSVRRPDEISYYIAYCPAETTLDELIRIAGSRWAVEECFQSAKQECGLDDYQVRRYDGWHRHMTLAMAAHACLTVLRARELDTGEAETDPPGSYPSPSPNSDA, encoded by the coding sequence ATGGGTGGGGAGCTTGCTGATGCCCGGTCGTGGGCTGGTGAACTGAACTTGTTGCATGAGCGGTTCGTGCACCGTTTTTCCAGGTCGGAGCCGCGGGAGTCGGCTCTTGCCTATATGCGGGGGCTGATGGCTCCGCTGGAGCGGAAGAACGGCTGGACGCTCGCGGAAGAAGCCGGGCATACGGGTCCGGACCGGATTCACCGACTGTTGAACCGGATCGACTGGAACGCCGATGAGGTCCTGGACGATGTGCGGGACTATATCGTCGAGCATCTCGGCGATCCGGACGCAGTGCTGATCGTGGATGACACCGGGTTCCTGAAGAAGGGTGTCCGCTCGGCCGGCGTCCAGCGTCAGTACTCCGGGACCGCAGGGCGGACGGAGAATTCCCAGATCGGGGTGTTCCTCGCCTATGCCGGCGGCCGGGGCCGCACGTTGATCGACCGGCGCCTGTATCTGCCCACGTCATGGACGGATGACCGGGAACGGTGCCGGGCGGCTGGCATCGACGACACAGTCGCCTTCGAGACGAAGGTGGTGATGGCCAAGGCCATGGTCCGCCGGGCCATCACGGACCGGATTCCGTTCCGGTGGGTGACCGCGGACGCCGCCTACGGCTTCTCCAAAGGCTGGCGGACCGAGCTGGAGCGGGCGGATGTCTTCCATGTCATGGCGACCACCCGCCATGACACCGTCGTCTCCCGCTGGGCCATGGATCATCCCGTTCACGACCTGTTTCCCGGGCTGCCGAGGCAGAAGTGGAAGCGCCGTTCCTGCGGCGACGGCGCCCACGGCCCCAGGGTCTACGACTGGGCGAGGGTCGAGGTCCGTCCCTGGCATCGCGAGGACCGCCGGCACTGGGTGATCGCCCGCCGAAGCGTCCGCCGGCCGGACGAGATCTCCTACTACATCGCCTACTGCCCAGCCGAAACCACCCTGGACGAACTGATCCGCATCGCGGGAAGCCGCTGGGCGGTCGAGGAATGCTTCCAGAGTGCGAAACAGGAATGCGGCCTGGACGACTACCAGGTCCGCCGCTACGACGGCTGGCACCGCCACATGACCCTGGCGATGGCGGCCCATGCCTGCCTTACCGTCCTGCGGGCCCGCGAACTCGACACCGGGGAAGCAGAAACGGATCCTCCCGGCTCATACCCCTCACCCTCCCCGAACTCCGACGCCTGA
- a CDS encoding pentapeptide repeat-containing protein translates to MADSAPATSSRTWWFAAAAALLIAGFLWLLWKGPWFLDRAHLNGATPGVASVVTGFRTAVVAVGAGIVAGIGLVLSHRTFQHARANDRVQAELTRGTLEITRGTLEHAQVRDSEQAELTREGQVTDRFTRAISQLASERDVETLGGVYALERIMGDSEKDHPTVVEVLASFVRYHAPAGRDPGMPVTNRPRPTEAVQAALTVLARRPKRHEPFYIDLRGTDLRHADLNTGNLANAQLSESDLRNANLTSANLHNANLARSDLRGAVLRDSDMKGAITFQASLSGTYMAGVEGLTAEQVVAAFPSDTTELPPNLAANQEVQERIFDLEMEQHARGAREAAAEHPPPDAPHTDPPQRDRQQASGRGSQAARRAAR, encoded by the coding sequence ATGGCAGACTCCGCCCCAGCGACCTCGTCTCGCACCTGGTGGTTCGCAGCAGCCGCCGCCCTCCTGATCGCCGGATTCCTCTGGCTTCTCTGGAAGGGCCCCTGGTTTCTCGACAGAGCGCACCTCAACGGGGCCACACCCGGGGTGGCGTCGGTCGTGACCGGCTTCCGCACGGCAGTCGTGGCGGTCGGGGCGGGCATTGTGGCTGGCATCGGCCTGGTCCTCAGCCACCGCACGTTCCAGCACGCGCGTGCGAACGACCGGGTCCAGGCCGAGCTCACACGCGGCACTCTCGAAATCACCCGCGGCACTCTGGAGCACGCGCAGGTCCGCGACAGCGAGCAGGCCGAACTCACGCGCGAGGGCCAGGTTACCGACCGCTTCACCAGGGCAATCAGTCAGCTGGCCTCGGAACGAGATGTGGAGACGCTGGGCGGCGTTTACGCGTTGGAGCGGATCATGGGGGACTCCGAGAAGGACCACCCCACTGTCGTGGAGGTCCTTGCCTCGTTCGTCCGCTACCACGCCCCGGCCGGAAGGGACCCTGGCATGCCCGTGACCAATCGTCCGCGGCCGACGGAAGCGGTCCAGGCAGCACTGACCGTCCTGGCGCGCCGCCCGAAGCGCCATGAGCCGTTCTATATCGACCTCCGCGGCACCGACCTGCGCCACGCAGACCTGAATACCGGAAACCTCGCTAACGCACAGCTCTCGGAAAGCGACCTCCGCAACGCCAACCTGACCAGCGCCAACCTGCACAACGCCAACCTCGCCCGGTCCGACCTGCGGGGCGCCGTCCTCCGGGACTCGGACATGAAGGGGGCAATCACCTTCCAGGCATCCCTTAGCGGTACCTACATGGCCGGCGTGGAAGGCCTTACTGCGGAACAGGTCGTTGCTGCATTCCCGTCCGACACCACGGAGCTTCCCCCGAACCTGGCAGCCAACCAGGAAGTCCAGGAACGGATCTTCGACCTTGAAATGGAGCAGCATGCCAGAGGCGCCCGCGAGGCTGCCGCCGAGCACCCTCCGCCGGACGCTCCACACACGGATCCCCCTCAGCGTGACCGCCAGCAGGCTTCCGGCCGAGGAAGTCAGGCAGCCAGACGCGCCGCGAGGTGA